A genome region from Penaeus monodon isolate SGIC_2016 chromosome 14, NSTDA_Pmon_1, whole genome shotgun sequence includes the following:
- the LOC119581110 gene encoding GTP-binding protein GEM-like, with protein sequence MTSEYINTYDASLDEEFGEKSVSVLLDGDENEVTFIDHPAHEMSVENCLSTYDPHACVVIYSITDKGSFKKAEDILNYLWRENYTKEKAVILVGNKVDLARSRLVSTEESKTLASCHDSKFIETSSGIQHNVDELLVGIVKQVRLRLAAQRKRLKKMSSSKTSLSLHAAKELLSKMCLLDNKSKSCENLHVL encoded by the exons ATGACGTCAGAATACATCAACACCTACGACGCATCTCTGG ATGAAGAATTCGGCGAGAAAAGCGTGTCAGTCCTGCTGGACGGCGATGAAAACGAGGTCACCTTCATAGACCATCCAGCGCACGAgatgtct GTCGAGAACTGCCTCTCCACCTACGACCCCCATGCGTGCGTGGTCATCTACTCCATCACGGACAAGGGCTCCTTCAAGAAAGCCGAGGACATCCTCAATTACCTGTGGCGGGAGAACTACACCAAGGAGAAGGCGGTCATCCTCGTGGGGAACAAGGTCGACCTTGCGCGGTCAAGGCTGGTCAGCACGGAAG AGAGTAAGACGTTGGCTTCCTGTCACGACAGCAAGTTCATAGAGACGTCGAGTGGCATTCAACACAACGTGGACGAGTTACTAGTCGGCATCGTCAAGCAG GTGCGGTTGCGCCTGGCGGCCCAGAGGAAGCGCCTCAAGAAGATGTCCTCCTCCAAGACGTCGCTGAGCCTCCACGCCGCCAAGGAGCTCCTCAGCAAGATGTGTCTCCTCGACAACAAGTCCAAGTCGTGTGAGAACCTCCACGTCTTGTAA